Below is a genomic region from Mesorhizobium sp. NZP2298.
GCTGGCCTTCGACCGGTTCGGAGCGAAATTCCTGGCGCGCGGCGGCGCGCATGAAAAGGCCGAAGGGCCAGGGCGCGGACGCAACGTGATCATCGAATTCGAATCGCTCGCGGTCGCGCATGACTGCTACCACTCACCCGAATACCAGCGCGCGGTCGCCATTCGCCAGAAGGTCGCCGACGGCGAGATCGTGCTGGTCGAAGGCATCTGAGGCCCCATCCCGTC
It encodes:
- a CDS encoding DUF1330 domain-containing protein — protein: MPKGYWIARVDVRDAEGYKDYVAASKLAFDRFGAKFLARGGAHEKAEGPGRGRNVIIEFESLAVAHDCYHSPEYQRAVAIRQKVADGEIVLVEGI